The following coding sequences lie in one Flagellimonas eckloniae genomic window:
- the lepA gene encoding translation elongation factor 4 → MEKIRNFCIIAHIDHGKSTLADRLLDFTGSVTEREKQDQLLDSMDLERERGITIKSHAIQMEYEHEGETYVLNLIDTPGHVDFSYEVSRSIAACEGALLVVDAAQSIQAQTISNLYLALENDLEIIPVLNKVDLPSANPEEVTDDIVDLLGCKPEEVIPASAKTGIGIEDILTAIIERVPSPKGNPNESLQALVFDSVYNPFRGVETYFRIINGEIKKGQKIKFVATDKDYFADEIGTLKLNQVPKPVISAGDVGYLITGIKDAREVKVGDTITDAANPTQNAIEGFEDVKPMVFAGIYPVDTEDFEELRSSMEKLQLNDASLVFTPESSAALGFGFRCGFLGMLHMEIIQERLEREFNMTVITTVPNVSYHAYTTKDRETAFIVNNPSDLPDPSTVDRVEEPYIKATIITKSDFVGNVMSLCIEKRGQITNQTYLTTERVELIFDMPLAEIVFDFYDRLKTVSKGYASFDYTPIGMRTSKLVRVDILLNAQPVDALSALVHFDNAHTIGKKMCEKLKELIPRQQFDIPIQAAIGSKIISRETIKALRKDVTAKCYGGDISRKRKLLEKQKKGKKRMRQVGNVEIPQQAFMAVLKLND, encoded by the coding sequence ATGGAGAAGATTAGAAATTTTTGCATCATTGCACATATTGATCATGGCAAAAGTACCTTGGCCGATCGGTTATTAGACTTTACAGGTTCAGTTACGGAACGTGAAAAACAGGACCAGCTTCTTGATAGCATGGATTTGGAACGGGAACGTGGCATTACCATAAAAAGTCATGCTATTCAAATGGAGTATGAGCACGAGGGTGAAACCTATGTTCTTAATTTGATAGACACTCCTGGGCATGTTGATTTTTCATATGAAGTTTCGCGATCAATTGCCGCTTGCGAAGGCGCTCTTTTGGTAGTTGATGCTGCACAGAGTATACAGGCACAGACCATATCCAATCTTTACCTTGCTTTGGAAAACGACTTGGAAATTATTCCAGTCCTCAATAAAGTAGATCTCCCTAGCGCCAATCCTGAAGAGGTTACCGATGATATTGTGGATTTGTTGGGATGTAAGCCAGAAGAAGTAATCCCAGCGAGCGCCAAAACAGGAATTGGGATTGAAGACATTCTGACTGCAATCATAGAACGTGTTCCTTCTCCTAAGGGGAATCCAAACGAGTCCCTTCAAGCTTTGGTTTTTGATTCTGTTTATAACCCTTTTAGAGGTGTTGAAACCTATTTTAGAATCATAAATGGTGAAATTAAAAAAGGACAAAAGATAAAATTTGTTGCAACCGATAAGGATTATTTTGCTGATGAAATAGGCACTTTAAAGCTAAACCAGGTACCGAAACCTGTCATTTCTGCTGGAGATGTTGGGTATTTGATTACTGGGATAAAAGATGCTCGAGAAGTAAAAGTTGGTGATACGATTACCGATGCTGCCAACCCAACGCAAAATGCCATAGAAGGTTTTGAAGACGTAAAACCAATGGTTTTCGCTGGAATCTATCCGGTTGATACCGAAGATTTTGAAGAACTGAGATCTTCAATGGAAAAGCTACAACTAAATGATGCTTCTTTGGTATTTACGCCAGAAAGCAGTGCCGCCTTGGGGTTTGGTTTTCGTTGTGGGTTTTTGGGAATGCTGCATATGGAAATCATCCAAGAACGCCTGGAACGTGAGTTTAATATGACGGTCATCACCACCGTTCCCAACGTTAGTTATCATGCGTACACCACCAAAGATCGAGAAACGGCTTTTATCGTAAACAATCCATCAGACCTGCCAGATCCTTCCACAGTGGATCGTGTAGAGGAACCTTATATAAAAGCTACAATTATTACAAAGTCTGATTTTGTGGGCAATGTAATGTCATTGTGCATAGAAAAACGGGGGCAAATAACCAATCAAACTTATTTGACCACTGAACGGGTAGAACTTATTTTTGATATGCCCTTGGCTGAAATCGTTTTTGATTTTTACGACCGATTGAAAACCGTTTCAAAGGGCTATGCTTCTTTTGACTATACCCCAATAGGAATGCGAACCTCCAAATTGGTCCGTGTTGATATCCTTTTAAACGCACAGCCTGTTGACGCTTTATCCGCATTGGTTCATTTTGATAATGCACATACTATTGGAAAAAAGATGTGCGAAAAATTAAAAGAGCTTATTCCAAGACAACAGTTTGATATCCCTATTCAAGCCGCAATTGGCTCCAAAATTATTTCTAGGGAAACCATAAAGGCGTTACGAAAAGACGTTACCGCGAAGTGCTACGGTGGTGATATTTCCCGTAAACGAAAATTGTTGGAAAAGCAGAAAAAAGGGAAAAAGCGCATGCGCCAAGTGGGGAATGTTGAGATTCCACAACAAGCTTTCATGGCCGTGCTAAAGTTGAATGACTAA
- a CDS encoding response regulator has translation MKDQPQKILICEDHQIVIDGLCSILLNFSNFQVVDTVNGFQQLYPSIEKHSPDILLLDLNLPHKNGMEILQELRQRNNTIKVLILTMYNKRTIVNKAISNGANGFLLKNCSSEDLYDALKHVSSESGFYYGEGVIKTKKDQDQKDGDGFYKQIQLTPREKEIIKYLCDGDKVPNIASAMHISPLTVETHKKNIYRKLGVDSSIKLVTFVHENQLL, from the coding sequence TTGAAAGATCAACCTCAAAAAATTCTTATTTGCGAAGACCACCAAATTGTTATTGATGGTCTTTGTTCCATACTGCTCAACTTCTCTAACTTTCAGGTTGTGGATACCGTAAATGGGTTTCAGCAACTTTATCCTTCCATTGAAAAACACTCTCCAGATATTCTCCTCTTGGACCTCAATCTCCCTCATAAAAATGGCATGGAAATTCTTCAGGAACTCCGTCAGAGAAACAATACAATAAAAGTTCTGATTTTAACCATGTACAACAAAAGAACAATTGTTAATAAAGCTATTAGCAATGGAGCGAATGGATTCTTACTCAAAAATTGTTCTTCAGAAGACCTGTACGATGCCTTAAAACATGTTTCATCTGAGAGTGGATTTTATTATGGAGAAGGTGTTATCAAAACAAAAAAAGACCAAGACCAAAAAGATGGTGATGGGTTTTACAAACAGATTCAGCTAACACCGCGAGAAAAAGAAATCATCAAATATCTATGTGACGGAGATAAGGTCCCAAATATTGCCTCAGCTATGCACATAAGCCCGTTGACAGTTGAAACACATAAAAAGAATATTTATAGAAAACTTGGGGTGGACAGCAGCATTAAACTTGTAACATTTGTGCATGAGAATCAATTGTTATAA
- a CDS encoding sensor histidine kinase: MRINCYKVFWFVFFLFFIGLFPIKANDTIVLQKAQITKNLKDFSTVFISEKKASIFSFETLNHFTPLKGDRSFFYLDFDVASAYSKYTIKNDSENEKEIVFSFSYPFLEDVKLYKAVQGKLILEGEIGIQNLKQAVERTWKITIRLLPNEIASYFLVFTKSKGKPLATDITLRDSNTDSRTSGFQNLGIGLYLGLVLLSLLFTSFIFILAKRSLFLWYGLYLVVLAIFMVSYLGYTNVLLPLQKLDVGRAIYVISIELSTAIFVLFAQQILMAKKYLPKLKKSVEVVIIFQVAFRIFLHFVANSLYAGQVKLFMKLWYVTILFLVVAVIVEIFVYLRHNKRVGSYFAVSYLFMAFGSAALVLHHSFGLLKLSFYGLPGIFYASAIEIFFLTAALTIVVGQIYHERNTLSEKLVLQQQKFLNAFVQGQEEERKRVGGELHDNIGSKVASLKRLFSAKYSDEKMQKEFDDICEDVRTVAHSITPAEISLVGLSGAIDELLETVEKTEQLTINFNTFQFPENLDEGLATHLFRIVQELLQNVIKHANASLVNIQLFGHKNSITLSFEDDGQGVFEKKKNVGIGLKSVQSRVVQMNGQFLFDSIQDKGTSVLVIIPTKYT; the protein is encoded by the coding sequence ATGAGAATCAATTGTTATAAGGTTTTCTGGTTTGTTTTTTTTCTATTCTTCATTGGTTTGTTTCCAATTAAAGCCAATGACACAATAGTTTTACAAAAGGCTCAAATCACAAAAAATCTAAAAGATTTTTCTACTGTTTTTATATCAGAAAAAAAGGCTTCTATATTTTCATTTGAGACCTTGAATCATTTTACTCCCCTTAAAGGTGATAGGTCTTTTTTTTATTTGGATTTTGATGTCGCCAGTGCCTATTCCAAATACACCATTAAAAACGATTCCGAAAATGAAAAAGAAATTGTTTTCTCTTTTTCGTATCCTTTTTTGGAAGATGTGAAACTCTACAAAGCTGTTCAAGGAAAGTTGATTCTTGAAGGAGAAATTGGAATTCAAAATTTAAAGCAAGCGGTGGAACGTACCTGGAAAATTACCATTCGGTTATTGCCAAACGAAATAGCATCCTACTTTCTTGTTTTTACAAAGTCTAAAGGCAAACCCTTGGCAACTGATATTACTTTGAGAGATAGCAATACCGATTCTCGAACAAGCGGTTTCCAAAATTTGGGAATAGGCTTGTACCTAGGTCTTGTCTTATTGTCTCTTCTTTTTACCAGCTTCATTTTTATACTTGCTAAACGTTCACTTTTTTTATGGTACGGACTTTATCTTGTTGTCTTGGCCATTTTTATGGTTTCATACCTTGGTTACACTAATGTGCTATTACCTTTACAGAAATTAGATGTTGGCCGTGCGATATATGTAATTTCCATAGAGCTTTCTACGGCTATTTTTGTTTTGTTTGCCCAGCAAATCCTTATGGCAAAAAAATATTTGCCCAAGCTTAAAAAAAGTGTTGAGGTCGTAATTATTTTTCAAGTTGCTTTTCGAATTTTTCTCCACTTCGTGGCCAATTCGCTTTATGCTGGACAGGTTAAACTTTTTATGAAGCTTTGGTACGTAACCATCTTGTTTTTGGTCGTTGCAGTAATCGTAGAAATATTTGTGTATTTAAGGCATAATAAAAGAGTTGGATCTTACTTTGCTGTATCCTATCTGTTTATGGCCTTTGGATCTGCTGCCTTGGTCTTGCACCATAGTTTTGGGCTTTTGAAACTTTCATTTTATGGGCTACCAGGAATTTTTTACGCCTCTGCCATTGAAATATTCTTTCTTACAGCTGCTTTAACTATAGTTGTTGGGCAAATTTATCATGAACGGAACACGCTCTCTGAAAAACTTGTATTGCAACAACAAAAATTCTTGAATGCTTTTGTCCAAGGTCAAGAAGAAGAACGAAAGCGGGTAGGCGGAGAGCTTCATGACAATATAGGCAGTAAAGTTGCCAGCCTTAAACGATTGTTCAGTGCTAAATATTCCGACGAAAAAATGCAAAAAGAATTTGATGACATTTGTGAGGATGTAAGAACAGTAGCCCATAGCATTACCCCTGCCGAGATTTCACTTGTTGGGCTCTCTGGCGCCATTGACGAGTTATTGGAAACAGTTGAGAAGACTGAACAGCTGACTATCAATTTCAACACCTTTCAATTTCCTGAAAATCTAGATGAAGGTCTGGCTACTCATCTATTTAGGATTGTTCAAGAATTGCTTCAGAATGTAATCAAACACGCGAATGCTTCTTTGGTGAACATACAATTGTTTGGCCACAAAAATTCAATAACACTAAGTTTTGAAGATGATGGACAGGGGGTTTTTGAAAAAAAGAAAAATGTTGGAATTGGACTGAAGAGCGTCCAATCCAGAGTGGTTCAAATGAACGGACAATTTCTTTTTGATTCTATTCAGGACAAAGGCACCTCGGTCTTGGTCATAATTCCTACAAAATATACCTGA
- a CDS encoding cation:proton antiporter translates to MLELAGIIILGIIAQWVAWRFKLPAILPLILIGLLVGPIATLYTEDGGKLIEPIWNGEKGLFPGDGLYYFVSLAISIILFEGGLTLKRAEIKNVGPVITKLITIGSIVTFFGAGVAAHYIFGLSWQISFLFSALIIVTGPTVITPILRNIPLKKDVSAVLKWEGILIDPIGALVAVLVFEFISVGEGSAFTQTALVEFGKILLFGTTFGFTFAHALAFAIKKDLIPHYLMNVVSLSVVLLVFVESDVFAHESGLLAVVVMGMVMGNMNLPNLKELLYFKESLSVLLISILFILLSANINISDMELIFNWNTAALFAIIVFIIRPLGVFISAQGSGLKFNEKLFIGWVGPRGIVAAGIASLFGSKLLAKDVPGAEYITPLVFMIVLGTVLLNATTARLFAKLIGVFLTKSEGILIIGASKVSRLIGNYLKKNNRHVVLIDNNDANVEKAKSLGLEAMSANIFSDTLTDNIELNDMGYLMALTGNSDINKFAIDKFKDQFGENGAFRLVNSEEINDPENNPAEGLFSHTDDFIKLMDAVRKYPTIHEIDIKDKSHYDSLIDITLKDNDIIPVFTKSPNGSIEIIPANSKDFLPNGEGHKLVYLGKMFT, encoded by the coding sequence ATGCTAGAACTTGCTGGAATTATTATTCTTGGAATAATTGCACAATGGGTTGCTTGGCGCTTTAAATTGCCAGCAATTTTACCCCTTATATTAATTGGCCTTTTGGTGGGACCTATAGCGACGCTATACACAGAAGACGGTGGAAAACTTATTGAACCCATATGGAATGGAGAGAAAGGCCTTTTTCCTGGCGATGGTCTATACTACTTTGTTTCTTTGGCCATTAGTATCATTCTTTTTGAAGGAGGCCTGACTCTTAAACGGGCCGAAATTAAAAATGTTGGTCCTGTGATTACCAAGTTGATAACCATAGGGTCTATTGTTACTTTTTTTGGAGCGGGCGTGGCAGCTCACTATATTTTTGGGTTATCATGGCAAATTTCCTTTTTATTTTCAGCCTTGATCATTGTTACAGGACCAACTGTAATAACACCAATCCTTAGAAATATCCCACTTAAAAAAGATGTTTCGGCGGTTCTAAAATGGGAGGGAATTCTAATAGACCCTATTGGAGCCTTGGTAGCAGTATTGGTTTTTGAGTTTATCAGTGTTGGGGAGGGCAGCGCTTTTACCCAAACAGCCCTAGTCGAATTTGGTAAAATCTTGCTTTTTGGAACCACCTTTGGTTTTACGTTTGCCCACGCATTGGCATTTGCTATTAAAAAGGATTTGATCCCTCATTATTTAATGAATGTGGTGTCCCTTTCCGTTGTGCTTCTTGTATTTGTGGAGTCTGATGTTTTTGCACATGAATCTGGACTGTTGGCCGTTGTAGTTATGGGGATGGTGATGGGCAATATGAACCTGCCCAATCTTAAAGAACTACTTTACTTTAAAGAATCTTTGAGTGTTTTGTTGATATCCATTCTTTTCATCTTACTATCGGCTAATATCAACATTAGCGATATGGAACTTATTTTTAACTGGAATACCGCAGCGCTGTTCGCAATAATTGTTTTTATTATTAGACCTCTAGGTGTTTTTATAAGTGCCCAAGGATCAGGCTTAAAATTTAATGAAAAGCTTTTTATAGGCTGGGTGGGGCCAAGAGGTATAGTTGCAGCAGGTATTGCCTCCCTGTTCGGTTCTAAACTATTGGCCAAAGATGTACCTGGGGCAGAGTACATTACACCTCTGGTTTTTATGATTGTTTTGGGAACGGTGTTGTTGAATGCCACAACAGCAAGGCTCTTTGCAAAATTGATAGGAGTGTTCTTGACAAAATCCGAGGGCATTTTGATTATTGGGGCGTCAAAAGTCTCTAGGTTGATAGGGAATTACCTCAAAAAGAATAACAGACATGTTGTTCTTATCGATAATAATGACGCTAATGTTGAGAAAGCAAAAAGCTTAGGTTTGGAAGCCATGTCCGCCAATATTTTTTCAGATACATTAACGGACAATATTGAATTGAACGATATGGGATACCTTATGGCCCTCACCGGAAATTCAGACATCAACAAATTCGCCATTGATAAGTTTAAGGACCAGTTCGGTGAGAACGGCGCTTTTCGATTGGTAAATTCTGAAGAAATCAACGACCCAGAAAACAATCCGGCAGAAGGACTTTTTTCACATACCGATGACTTTATCAAGCTTATGGATGCAGTTCGTAAATACCCAACCATTCACGAAATAGACATAAAGGACAAATCACATTACGATAGCCTAATTGACATAACCCTAAAAGATAACGATATCATTCCCGTATTTACGAAGTCCCCCAACGGGAGTATAGAAATCATCCCGGCCAACAGTAAGGATTTTTTACCTAACGGGGAAGGCCACAAGCTGGTCTATTTAGGAAAAATGTTCACATAG
- a CDS encoding APC family permease — MKKLERSLSLTSVIAISIGGMLGSGIFVLPGLAAAKTGSSVWLAYLLAAVCILPAAFSKSELATAMPSSGGTYVYIERAFGPLFGTIAGIGLWLSLLFKSAFALVGFGAYLSILINIDSGLTKYVAVTFLVLILFLNILGVKKVGKVQIFIVSISLISLALILMFGIPRTSAELLDPFMTEGKLGLFSTVAFVYISYAGVTKVAAIAGEIKNPGTNLPLAMILSLFIMTVIYVSVAFVLVGNLPLGELKTDIKPIYSIAKLLGGNYVGYIASVVGIITLISMANSGVLAASRFPFAMAIDKLLPDFMGKIHAKYLTPVVTIVMTCFLMAMVIIFLDVEKIAKLASAFMVMMFILVNACVIVLRETSAQWYKPEYRSPLYPLVQLFGIFSGVALLVFLGSGPMLAIVGIFLLGLIIYYFFGRNATRTGILRKYGHRPALYLLYKRKRNAKINYRNNGSGSLQNLDGRLASNAGVVVPLLGNERSPEMLVEIGAAINKNEKIQVVNVTEVPNQTFLDAMVEENPRIASLERRVSRLAVSQGIDLDFEAAVTHEISDTIHELSNQTHCDWLVMGWNGRAHSGILVSNPIGWLLTHINSDFALFKDDGVRYIGKVLLALRPGRKDKNFIAVADRICNYYKASLTLLHVVPSKMDDETIDKMETNSKKLLTKVDTPSMVIVQKEDDSIGAISRASASFDLLILGTPQKDNWVDILFGTGKDKFTEKSACSVLRLTMRDH; from the coding sequence TTGAAGAAGTTAGAACGTAGTTTATCCTTAACCTCCGTTATTGCCATTAGCATAGGTGGAATGCTGGGAAGCGGTATTTTTGTCTTACCAGGTTTGGCAGCTGCAAAAACAGGGTCTTCCGTTTGGTTGGCCTATCTCTTAGCTGCAGTCTGCATTTTACCTGCAGCTTTTTCCAAATCTGAACTGGCTACTGCGATGCCTTCTTCTGGGGGAACCTACGTGTATATAGAGCGAGCTTTTGGACCCCTTTTTGGTACTATTGCGGGGATTGGACTTTGGCTTTCCTTGCTCTTTAAAAGTGCTTTTGCACTCGTTGGTTTTGGCGCCTATCTATCCATATTAATTAATATTGATTCGGGACTTACTAAATATGTTGCTGTTACCTTCTTGGTGTTGATTTTGTTTTTGAACATTTTGGGCGTAAAAAAGGTGGGGAAAGTTCAAATCTTTATTGTAAGCATAAGCCTCATCAGTCTTGCTTTGATTTTGATGTTTGGAATTCCAAGGACTTCCGCAGAACTATTGGACCCTTTTATGACCGAAGGAAAATTAGGACTGTTCTCTACTGTTGCATTTGTTTATATTTCCTATGCCGGGGTCACCAAGGTCGCTGCCATAGCCGGAGAGATTAAAAATCCAGGAACAAATCTTCCCCTTGCCATGATTTTATCGTTATTTATTATGACGGTAATCTATGTTTCGGTTGCTTTTGTTTTAGTGGGGAACCTACCCTTGGGTGAACTCAAAACAGATATTAAACCTATTTATAGCATTGCTAAACTCCTAGGGGGAAATTATGTAGGTTACATTGCATCTGTTGTTGGTATTATTACTTTGATTTCGATGGCGAATTCTGGTGTTTTGGCTGCTTCTAGATTTCCTTTTGCAATGGCCATAGATAAATTGCTTCCAGACTTTATGGGCAAAATTCATGCAAAGTACTTAACGCCTGTAGTTACGATTGTGATGACTTGTTTCCTGATGGCGATGGTCATTATTTTTCTTGATGTTGAGAAGATAGCAAAGTTGGCAAGTGCATTTATGGTCATGATGTTTATTTTGGTTAATGCCTGTGTTATTGTGCTACGCGAGACCTCTGCACAATGGTATAAACCTGAATATCGCTCTCCATTATATCCATTAGTACAATTGTTTGGGATTTTCAGTGGGGTTGCCCTATTGGTGTTCTTGGGCTCTGGCCCAATGCTGGCTATCGTTGGTATCTTTCTACTTGGTCTAATTATTTACTACTTTTTTGGAAGAAATGCGACCAGAACGGGAATCCTGAGAAAATACGGGCACCGCCCTGCCCTGTACCTACTGTACAAGAGAAAACGAAACGCCAAAATCAACTATAGAAATAATGGTTCGGGAAGCTTACAAAATCTAGATGGTAGATTGGCTTCGAATGCGGGTGTTGTAGTACCATTATTGGGGAACGAGCGTTCCCCGGAAATGCTGGTTGAAATTGGTGCGGCAATCAACAAGAACGAAAAGATTCAAGTGGTTAATGTAACAGAAGTTCCCAATCAGACCTTTTTGGATGCAATGGTAGAAGAAAACCCAAGAATAGCATCCTTGGAAAGAAGGGTTTCACGTTTGGCAGTATCCCAGGGCATTGATTTGGATTTTGAAGCCGCGGTAACCCATGAAATTTCTGACACTATACATGAATTGAGCAATCAGACCCACTGCGACTGGTTGGTGATGGGGTGGAACGGACGGGCACATAGCGGAATCTTGGTCAGTAATCCCATAGGTTGGTTATTAACACACATCAATTCTGATTTTGCCCTGTTCAAGGATGACGGTGTTCGTTACATAGGAAAGGTTTTATTGGCTTTGAGACCAGGCAGGAAAGACAAGAACTTCATTGCCGTTGCAGACCGAATCTGTAATTATTACAAAGCGTCTCTAACGCTACTACACGTTGTGCCCAGTAAAATGGATGATGAGACCATTGATAAAATGGAAACCAATTCAAAAAAACTATTGACAAAAGTGGACACGCCCAGCATGGTCATTGTCCAAAAAGAGGATGATTCAATTGGAGCGATTTCTAGAGCTTCGGCAAGTTTTGACCTACTCATATTGGGAACCCCACAAAAGGATAATTGGGTGGATATTCTTTTTGGTACCGGAAAGGATAAGTTCACAGAAAAATCTGCATGTTCCGTGTTACGATTGACAATGAGAGATCACTAG
- a CDS encoding MBL fold metallo-hydrolase has protein sequence MTIYPIETGNFKLDGGAMFGVVPKSIWNRTNPADSNNMIDIAARCLLIEDSDRLILVDSGMGNKQSEKFFGYYYQWGNHSIDNSLKELGFHRDDITDVFMTHLHFDHCGGSIQWNQDRTGYEPAFKNASFWTNEDHWEWATNPNAREKASFLKENLLPMQESGRLHFVQRNGSSFLEESELGFGILFVDGHTEKQMLPYLKYKGNSIVFVADLVPTVGHIPLPYVMGYDTRPLLTLDEKAKFLNEIAQNNFLLFFEHDAHNELCTLKQTEKGVRLDELFSFNEIFNPQ, from the coding sequence ATGACTATTTATCCCATTGAGACCGGTAATTTTAAACTAGACGGCGGTGCTATGTTTGGTGTAGTTCCAAAATCCATTTGGAACAGAACCAATCCTGCCGATTCTAACAATATGATTGATATTGCGGCTAGATGTCTCCTTATTGAAGATAGTGATAGGCTCATCTTAGTGGATAGTGGCATGGGAAACAAGCAATCAGAGAAGTTCTTTGGATATTATTATCAGTGGGGTAACCATTCAATAGATAATTCTTTAAAGGAACTAGGCTTCCATAGAGATGATATTACTGATGTCTTTATGACCCACCTCCATTTTGACCACTGCGGGGGTAGCATACAATGGAATCAGGATAGAACAGGATATGAACCAGCTTTCAAGAATGCTAGCTTTTGGACCAATGAAGATCATTGGGAATGGGCCACAAATCCCAATGCACGTGAAAAGGCTTCCTTTTTAAAAGAGAACCTATTGCCCATGCAAGAAAGTGGACGACTGCATTTTGTACAACGGAACGGCTCCTCTTTTTTGGAAGAATCAGAATTGGGGTTTGGTATTCTTTTTGTTGATGGACATACGGAAAAGCAAATGCTACCTTATTTAAAATACAAAGGCAATAGCATTGTCTTCGTGGCTGATTTGGTGCCGACCGTTGGTCATATTCCCTTGCCCTACGTAATGGGATATGACACTCGACCTCTTTTAACTTTGGATGAAAAGGCCAAATTTTTGAATGAAATTGCTCAAAACAATTTTTTGCTGTTCTTTGAGCATGATGCCCATAATGAGTTGTGCACATTAAAACAAACTGAAAAAGGGGTACGATTAGACGAATTGTTTTCCTTTAATGAAATATTCAACCCACAATAA
- a CDS encoding S8 family peptidase yields MIHTYIKPSFTLVSISLFLMGCGATSLVSTPVQNIDTIPLKISELTETQKKNWGHADLISDTIPGMSVNKAYKEIIKNKNGKTVIVAVVDSGMDLEHEDLDDVLWTNKGERPNNGKDDDGNGYIDDIHGYNFLGEAYNEQLEYVRMLRLNIGDASARAKARLKLDEEYPKALQNKQQYEQILQVVKTADEAVKKELGKDSYTKKELLSIEAKTEQMQQNVAVLTQMYTYGDSIPSVIEELTEGITYFADQVNFNLNKDFDGRTPVGDSPYDVTDTSYGNGNPKNRVDTESHGTHVAGIIAAERNNGKGVNGVAKNVKLMSLRAVPNGDEYDKDIAMAIRYAADNGAKIINCSFGKSFSPNAEWVYDAIKYAASKDVLIVHAAGNDGSNLDDAENPNFPNDHKYVGSEFTNNVITVGALTSSYGSEMVANFSNYGKQNVDVFAPGDAIYSTLPNNDYDFQGGTSMAAPAVAGVAALVRSYYPQLTASQVKQVIMQSGLSSKASVIVDGDQSKATTFDKVSKSGKMVNAYNALLLAENISKGKMTLNNNTK; encoded by the coding sequence ATGATTCACACATACATTAAACCTTCTTTTACATTAGTATCCATTTCGCTTTTCCTTATGGGATGTGGAGCAACATCATTGGTTTCCACACCGGTGCAAAATATTGATACAATCCCGCTTAAAATTTCTGAGCTAACAGAAACACAAAAAAAGAATTGGGGCCATGCCGACCTTATTTCGGATACTATTCCGGGGATGAGTGTGAATAAAGCCTACAAGGAAATCATCAAAAATAAAAATGGCAAAACGGTAATTGTCGCCGTTGTGGATTCTGGAATGGACCTTGAACACGAAGATTTGGATGATGTGTTATGGACCAATAAAGGAGAAAGACCAAACAATGGGAAAGATGATGATGGCAATGGTTATATAGATGATATTCATGGGTATAATTTTCTGGGTGAAGCATACAATGAACAGTTGGAATACGTACGCATGCTTCGACTTAATATTGGTGACGCTTCGGCAAGAGCAAAAGCGCGTTTAAAATTAGATGAGGAATATCCAAAAGCACTTCAAAACAAACAACAATATGAGCAAATATTGCAAGTAGTGAAAACTGCGGATGAAGCTGTTAAAAAGGAACTTGGCAAAGATTCTTATACCAAAAAAGAGCTACTTTCCATAGAGGCCAAAACGGAACAAATGCAGCAGAATGTTGCCGTATTAACACAAATGTATACCTACGGGGATAGTATACCCAGCGTTATAGAGGAACTTACCGAAGGCATTACCTATTTTGCAGATCAGGTAAATTTTAATCTCAACAAAGATTTTGACGGGAGAACTCCTGTAGGAGACAGCCCATATGACGTTACTGACACCTCTTATGGAAATGGAAATCCGAAGAACCGGGTTGATACCGAAAGTCATGGAACCCATGTGGCCGGAATCATTGCCGCGGAAAGAAATAATGGAAAAGGAGTGAATGGGGTTGCCAAAAACGTGAAATTAATGAGCTTGCGTGCCGTACCAAATGGAGATGAGTACGACAAAGACATTGCCATGGCGATAAGATATGCAGCTGATAATGGTGCTAAAATCATTAACTGCAGTTTTGGCAAGTCTTTTTCGCCAAATGCCGAATGGGTTTACGACGCAATCAAATATGCCGCTTCAAAAGACGTGTTGATTGTTCATGCTGCTGGAAATGATGGCAGTAATTTGGATGATGCTGAAAATCCCAATTTCCCAAATGACCACAAATATGTAGGTTCTGAGTTTACAAACAATGTAATTACCGTTGGCGCCCTTACAAGTAGTTATGGTTCAGAAATGGTGGCCAACTTTTCTAATTATGGAAAACAGAATGTAGATGTTTTTGCTCCCGGTGATGCTATCTATTCCACATTACCCAATAATGACTATGATTTTCAAGGAGGAACCTCAATGGCGGCACCTGCTGTTGCTGGTGTTGCTGCATTGGTAAGATCATATTATCCTCAATTGACAGCTTCGCAGGTAAAACAGGTTATAATGCAATCTGGATTAAGCTCAAAAGCATCCGTAATTGTTGATGGAGACCAATCTAAGGCAACTACTTTTGACAAAGTCTCAAAATCAGGAAAAATGGTCAATGCATATAATGCACTTTTGTTGGCCGAAAACATTTCAAAAGGTAAAATGACCTTGAACAATAATACCAAATAA